Below is a window of Cydia strobilella chromosome 8, ilCydStro3.1, whole genome shotgun sequence DNA.
GTTGTAGTAGCgtaagtgttgctaaagtatGAAGGTATTCTGGTTTTATAGATTGTCTAagcgccatcggatatatcggaacagtcaaggcgttagagtgcgtgttcagaaattgtgaacaccttggccgctccgatatatctgatggggtTCCCTATTGTGCTGCAGTTGTATTGCattaatgttacttggcagaaatgtcgtttggcagaaatACTTTGGCATACTGTCTtccgcataatattactttgcagatttttgtttcgcataatattattgtgcagaaaaccctaacctaaaccacttagaaaattctgccaaatgaaaattatacgaaattactattattatggcaagtatatatttatgcgaaaatatcattcgactaaaagatTTTCTGCGacacgtgttatgcgaagtgtatttctgacaaaaaaTAACTTggtcaatattaattttaaatttagtaatctaaataaatattgaaaacctgattttttcaaatctggacattcttgggctcattctactcagaatcgacagcattctccatcctgccattaaaaaaagatttcccaaaatgtccattctattacgtcacgttttagtgtgcaaatttttttcacttgtatgtgcgtgacgtagtggaatgtacaagtttcatacaaatttttgggacatttttttaaatcatcaagattgaatatgctagtgattctgaattgaaagaacccaaaaataCCAGGATCtatgagaatcaggttttcaatatttattttagaaaacgccgaATTCCTCTTCGAAATCTATAAAAAATTACCTGTTACAATTTTTGAAGCTGTAGTTTTGTAACTATGTATAAACACATTCACTCTTTTTGATGTGTTCATTTATGCTAACGTATGAATAAGATTGAAATAGTCTCTTAGCTTCTAAATAGTTGCACGGATATTTGGCTAAACAATACCAATTATGTGACTGTCTCTATGTTATCTGTAAATTGATCTTCACGAGAATGAAAATAATAAGTCAGATGTAATTTTTGGATTTATTAATTTAGAATCCATGTTTGTAAACAGATTTGTAAACATACATCATAAggtctgtattaaaaaaatataaatatggctaCAAAAAAGTACTATTACAGTAGTATATGGCTAACACAAATGAAATGAAGATGTAATGTACAGCTTAAGTATCAGTAATCACAAGTCTTAAAACAATCCTAGTATCCAACGAATAGATCCACATTTTCTACCTGAGCATTTGAAACGtaattcaattataaataaattactttataacatttattttcgaTAAAGAATGAATTATTGAATATACAATAATTGCCAAAGAAATATATTCTATCTATAATATAcaagtaacaaacatttatctatatacacTTAATAGTTCGGACTAGTTCACAATTGTAGTCAAAAAGTGCATTTTAAGGagatttttacaaaatttacaaaaggGAACACTGATGGCAGGCGAGTGTTCGCTAATTAGTCGCTTTGCACGGAGACTGGCCGGACGACGTCTCTGCGAGTCCTACAATGAATGGGCAAAAACACGAAAAATGTAGGAGACTGGCAAATAAGTACATCACGGACTTAAACAATTTGTAGCTAGACTATTAATGCTCTGCTTTAAAACCCTTCCAAAAAATTGGCGATGTTTACATTTAGTTTTCCATGTCAGtcaatgatttatttgtaattttatgagCTTATGAGCTATCGAGTTGAACTCATTTTTATTCcgataaataaacataattctGAACAGAattgttaataatttaaaaattaaaatgtaacgaCAAGGACATAAGTCATtgatagagtcaaaccaagataagtctgcagagattttgacagcgcacgcagtgcaggtgttattttaaacgtcaaacttctatgaaattatgacgtataaataacactggcactgcgtgtgctgtcaaaatctctggaGACTTTTCTTATTCTAGCTCTATTAAAACAGTATCAGAAAAAGATTTTTGGAGTTGGAAATACAAATCAGAGTTTAGCTCTAGTTTTACTTTTATGGAGGTCGTCTGTCGAATTTCTAAACTAAGTCAGATTTTCAGCCGGCAGTAAAACTACACTTGTCATTTTACGACACGGGCCAGTCGCAAGTGTGAAAGCCATAAAGTATGACGAACGACAAAAACATGAGTCGGAAGCTTGGGTGAAATTCAAAATCTCACACCGGGACACCTACAACTATACTGTACATGCGGACACCCGCATAAAGCTCtcttaaaaaattacaaaaagttcAACGTACAATAATTAGCCTATCTACTAactttatttacaattattgcTATCGAAATGTTGCGCTTACAACGCCCCAGTCCTAACTGGCTTATTGCCTCTTCTACAACTTATAATTCatcgatatacatatatattttactcTGTTCAAAAAGAACATTTTGTAGCGGAGAGACAGCAATTTATTATAAACCATTTTCAATGGTTGTGTATTGTCATAAAGAACTTTGAATGTGATTTTTGAACAGAGTTTATGAAAATAACGCTTAAAAGCAACTTAAAATAAGGTTGGCGTCGTTATGATATGCTTTTAATTTTAGTAAAGGAATGATAGAgacaaaatatttcaaaacagtatttttaaacaaatatcaTATCTATACGATTCACAATAACAAGATTTCAAAGACTAAGCCACTGTAATTTCCCCTAGTAACTTTAAAACTCATCAATTTAATCACTAGAAagaaagtaatataatatatataccgggtgtttcctgtaataGGAGAAATACATTTGTACAgcaattctaaaaaaaaacgtgttttgactttcattacactttaaagtttattctaagacgcaatgtattgcaaaatttgttatgtttaaagggtgacaagaaacgtcaaacacacagatgacagcgtacattgaaaataatatttaataagtatgaaaaaggtataatctaaaaaaaacataattttaaaaagttgctgaacaaatgttggttagtttgaggcgtacagcctccagtttaatttattgctcctgttacaggaaacaccgtgtaaTTTCAAAGAAatagttttcatacaaacaCGTTTGTTACTCATTTGTCCTCTTGTTTTGTCAATAAAGTAGGtatgaaatttatttctttaacattgttaaaataatattaaatatatcactAATAATATTTAGTGTCAGAGAAATTGCTTTTAGTTCCAACATTGAACATAACACCAAATATTACAATAGGCGGTATGCCCATATACAATAAGATTGAAGAAGTAGGTTTTAAAGCTGACCAGACAGAACCATCAGTCTTATTTCGGAACAAACATCTCTAAATCTTTAAATGCCATGATTCAAAGTCTATCTGTGTTTTCCATACTTCTAAGCTCTTTGCAGCCATTCTAATCTATTCGGCTAGCTTTCTTTACGAAAACGGCCTGATTGATAGACGAAATGCCTAAAACGTCCACGGTAACCCCCACTGCCCCCTAGCAAGCATATTAGATAGTCCCTTCTCATGGTCGTCATCTAATGCACGGTAACCGGCGCGTAAAACTCGAATAAGGTGGAATGTACGACAAAAATACTGATTCACTTTAGACGCGACGCGACAGCCTGTCGAGGCCTTACTCGGTGTGCGGTTCGGAAGGTTCTGCTTCTGCGGCGGGGCCGGGGGGTGCGGGCGGCAGCGCGGCCTGCGCTCGCGCCCGCGCCAGTGCCTAGgcgagcgcgggcgcggcgggcctCGCTCAGGGACGATGAGGATGCGCCGAACTCAGCGAAGAACTACTCACACCGGAATCACTGCTCTTTTCCGAAGCGCAAGGTTCTCCGCCGGCCACGAATTTGACTACGTTAAGCCTGTGATCTGATTCGCATGTATCGTCCCGGCCGCCTCCAGGCAAGCCGACGGTCCTGTTCGTGATTCTTTCTGCATTGGTACCGGGGTAACGCTCAATTCTGTCGCATTCGGCGTCATCGGGCTGTCGGCGACGGACGGAACGCTTAGCCTGTGGAGCCGGCTCTGGTGGCCGGTGCGACGGTTCGTCTGATCTGTGGACGAGAGGAGACGTCCGGACTCTTACTCCGCCGACTCCGACGCCCGCTTCATAACACCCGGAGTCACGGGGAAACTGCCGACGACCGAACGGCGAATCGCCACCTTCGGAACTGGAGCCTCCGCCTTCTCCTTCACAGTCACCTTCGCCACCTGACAATCAGAAATAATCCTTTATCACTAAACGTCATTAATGTAATCACACGACGACTCATACTCATGAAGGTTTACTCTAAACTTACATTCGAGTTGGTGCAGCAGTTGTACAGCAGCAAGAATGCGAGTGCGGTGCTCAGGGGTCATTATTCCTAAGTAGTCGAGATCGGATGGTTCGATTTCTTTAAAGAGTTCTATATCTTCATATCCATTTCTTGCAAAGGCCACTGTGTACTCCGGTAAGTCTATTCTCCTCAACAATTCTTCCACCGTTCTTGGTCGCGTTTCCCAAAGCCTCTCCCGACTCTTGCACCATTTTGATGATCTCGATCGCATCGTTTCTCTGTCAGATAGTACTTCAACGTTTGCGAATTTAAAGTTTCCAACATTGCTATTTAAAACGCCTCGCCAGATCCCAGATGCGTTCATGTTGATTACCTCGATGATATCCCCTTTCTGTCAACAAATAATGATTCAAGTTTATGAAAGTTGCTCAGCGGTATGCTGCAGTTAATTGGCTGTGCAATTTGCATGGTATCTTACCTTGTATCTCAAAGCATCTTTGTCGTAAATATTGGGCACGAAATCGACCAGCGCGCGCGCCCGGCACAGCATTTGCGGCGCGAGTAAGCTCCGCCCGGCCGGACTTAATtctatattttcttctgccGAGAGAGATGAGTGATTACTACCGGCTCGAACCAATGCTTGTGTGCCTGGACATAAATAGTTTAGACTTAGGCATCTAGGTATAACGATCCTTTTATTACCACGACATTGAAACTAGAAATACCTGTAGGTACATCTTTGTAAGACTGTGAATAGGTATGACAACGTTAAACAGGTTAGTGCGATTAGTAACGATTATGCAggatttagtaaaaaaattgactACCTATTTACAAGACCATTATTATCTGTAAGTAAGTGTATGGGGAGTTATTGGTACAAAGAAAGGAAAGACaaacttatttacaaaaaacatttatattaacaCCGACAAAAACTCAATAAATCCACTCACTACTGCCTGATCCGCTGGGAAGACTTTCGAACGAACTATTAGAACAAGGGAACGCTTGGTCGGCGCTCGTCCGCCGGTCGGTGCCTTCCGGTCCGGTCTCTTGTCGTAATCTTgaaatttttctttgtacatctTGCCTAAGCCCCCGTACTTTTCCTGCAAGGTTGGACACCCCTTCGCACTCTTCGGCCGActgaaattatataaaaaatactaagtgGAAGAAGGGCTTGCAAGTCAAAAGCGATATGCGATTGCTCagctaatttattaatttttaatgccAATTCATTTCGAAATAAaccaatttatatttataatcaaGCGCGGAAAAGAAGTCTTATTATACCTGGTGCACGGTTGCTATATGTTGTGAATCAGTTTCACTTTCTTGATCTTCGTAATCCGAAGAAGCGGGCGACAGTGGGTCGCCTATCCGGTATCCTGACATTTGCCGGTAGCCTCTCCTTGAATCCCTCTCTGACCTCGTGGAGTCCAGTGATATTCCAGACAATCTCGAGCCTATAGACTGTATGTCGGATGCAGCGTAATCTCCGCTCTCACGGTCCCTTGCTGTTCGTAACGGGATCACGGTTGTCGGGTAGGGTCCGCTCTGCGGTATTATTAATCCCCGTCGAGGGGCTCTTGCTAGGCTTATGTCGCCGGCGCTTCTGAGAGATATAACGCCTTCGCCTCTCGATTCATTGCGGAGGTTGAGGGTGAAGCACACGCGGCCGTTTTGAAACGAGGCAGCCGGGGCTCCTCCGCCCATGAGAAAGTCTTCGGGATCGCTCTCGTACGGCGGCTCGTCATACCAGTGCCCTCGCCCGGACAGGCCTCTCGCCTCGTCGTCGTACATATACGTGTCGTCTGTAAACGAGCTCGTAATTAGACTATTTCAGCGTAGCAGCCTTCATTagcgcaaataaaaaaacgtgcGAACATAATTTGCGAAAAAATTTACCGTAAAATGACCATCCGTAATCCGGTGGCGCAAAGTGGCGGTATCACTGACAACACTGCTCTCAAAGCTGTGTACGAACATCGGAAAGCCGTGCGTGGTTtgatgcaaaatatttttaaaacacatgcatgtagattttttttaacgcaAATTAAATGTCTGATGGATGAAGGTGAGTTAAATAACTGCCGCTCTTGATACGGGGCGTTACACGTCATTTGTTTGCCTTTTATTTGGCACTTTGTTTTGTGGTTTGAACATGAAGTTTAATGATGTTTTGGCCATCAACGGGAACGTGACAATAATGATCGATGGACGATGCACAACAAAAGCACACAGTACAATACTGAAAGAGGTAGGTACATTTTGTAACTTATCAAAAAATAAGCGTTCCGCAGATatacttaataacaaaacttaattAGGTACAAAATCGACATCGTGCAAGCAACATGCTATATGAAGGTaatgatgtaaaaatatatttatcagaattatttatattgaattgaatatgtACTGATTATGTAGACCATCATACAAGAGTTACAATACCTAtgcaatattttaaatgagTGTGAACGAGTACGAAAGTATTGCTACTtcgtttttctttatatttatattacttattactaTTCATTATGATGGTTCAGAATCTTTAAGTAGTAACTACTTACTACTAAGTAGTAAGTATTAACAATGAAAAATCTCATTTTTCTCAAGTATGTACTACTATTTTTAGAAGTACTAAAATGTACTGTTTACATGTATATGAATTATATGATTTAAAAGTATGCGATGAAAATATCGTACATTATTAAGCAGGTGACAAAATGTAACATACCCCCAAAAGGTCCTCGCACACCATCCCGTCCCATGTTCATCAGTCCATGTCTAATATCTCTTAAAATCTGTAACAAACACATAAATTTATCAATTCAAACAAAAATCCTTTAGTTTTTTGCGacaaggtaaatttaaaaagttcCAACATCAAACAGTAAAGActtttataagcttttattaCGCCATATTTCAAGAATTGTGTAAGTGACTTTAGTAAAACTGAAAGTCATGTATTATTGAGGCTTAAAGGTGATAAATGACGAAGAAGTTTCCAATGTGCCTTTACAAATTATGTTCTACCTATTGAATAAGTTCGTCGACAGAAAGCAATATTCAAAGAAATAATTTCTTCTTAGGCAAAAAGACGATTTAAAGACTTCCGAAGTATAAGATCAATAAACAATCGTGTACCTACAACTCAGTTTATATGGAGATATCGACTTCCAGTCCAAAAAAAATAACCGACGTCATACCAATCGCCGTACCATGTACCCAAATTCGTGCGGCAACAGTTTATGGCGCAGTAAAATTTCAATGTTCGATATTCCAACGCAGGGTCTCATAGTTTTACGAGTTCTAAATGTGCTGAGCAAGGGCTTCCGAAGTTTCGAAGGGAAGCGATACAACTGCCTCTAATAGGCTTAGCTTGAGATTAGGGCACGATTAGCCCGCGGTTCGGCTCGCGCGTCGAATGTTCGAGACACTCGAAGATTACATGTTACTGCGACTCTCACATCAGATTATGTTTTGGATGTGTGCGGATAAGTTGGGATGGTAACGGCCTTACCGTGTAATGCTAGTGCAAACAGTAGGAGGGCTATATTTCATACGGAAACAAGCACTGACTCGGTTATGTTGGAGGCTCGGATTACTTTTGTACGAATTAAGTGGATGAgatgcaaaattatattttattaattatttaagtacgTATTGAGCGTAGTATGTTTAGGTGGCCTCTGAGagggggatggtaatttttttataacgatgtctatatgtacctatgttggGTAGTTGTCAAAAATGTAACAATTAAGTGAAAACTATTTTGTCTATATTAGcttgaaataaaagtaaaggAAATTACCTCTTCCTGTTCTCTCGCTATCTTGTCTTTTTTCTTCATTGCTTCCTGAACTTTTAACTGTAACAAAGGATAGAGAGTtcattaaatgcataaaaaagTGAGCTCCGTTTTAATATCCTTGACGaaggtttatatttattactCGTAAAATGTACTGTATCACACGTTTCATTTGGTCTTCGATCATAATCGAATCATACCACACACATATGTGTGATTTATGCAGAAAATGATTGCAGACAATATTTACATTGCTGCAAATAAACGAACACCAGTATCAAATAAACATTGATATACCTATCCTAATGTTCACGTTCAGTAAAACCAGTTAAATTATGTAGGTGTATAACATAGAAAACTTTAAGACAACTGTGTGAAGATCTGAAAAATGCTAACTTCATGCACTCATGctaactataaataataaagtgcAACTTAAAGTAACATAAGAAGCGCAAAACGTGTTCGtgctgtaataaaaaaatcaagctTTATAAGTATGCCAAATAGAAATCCAATTTAATGACTGTAGAACGAAtgtcataattttaacaaaaaataacttATTCAGTATGAAGACATGCTCATTTTTCTACTACTActgaaactgtcaacgccaatatttacttattttctaaGAACCCACGAGACAATGCGAGAGTATGAATAACCAAAAATCATGAAATGATCCACCTCCAATTCTTTTGGGCATGCCGAATAAAAATGTGTCCAAAAATGCGTTGtttagaattttgaattttgaaagcCTGTTAACTCTCCGTTggcaaataataacaatatagaAAAAATACACGTATtagttataggtacatatttaatttaaacattcaaCGTTGGGATAAGAACAAAACATGCTAATACTAACAATATTGAAACTCTAAAGCAACAGAGGAAGGGTGTCTAAACTAGATTATAcacataaataaacatttatttatagtattttaagaaaattaaaaacgcCAAAATCAAAtcgagtatataatatataaactacaaacaaattatttgCCACTCAGAGGATATTAACGGACCACAGCTTTTTCCTCCTACAAGATTTTAACAGACATATAatctacaaatattttataaaaagttattttatttacgtgTAAAAATGATGACTGTTTTGTAGGTATTATATACCATTATTTTATTACGCCCTGACCATCAAACCACATTCATGTCCAAAACTGGCCACACTGTATCATgcattcaaaattttataaattcgTTAATGATGTCTGTCAAAATCCGTAAGTAGGAGAAGCTAAGGCGCTCACCCTATGTATAGTCTCTTCAAAGGTGTTGGGTTGGGCGTTCATTTGAAAGAAGCGGAGGCGATCATAGTCTCTCGGGTCTACCATGGAGCGCAGGGCCGTGTCGGGCCCCGGGCCCAGACCCAGCCCGCTTTGCAGCACGCTGTCCGGGGTGTCCACCTGGGGGAAATGGGTTAGAGGCTGAAACACGCGATGGCGAAGCATTTTGGGAAAAAAAATGCTGTGTGTGAACAATTTGTAAATGGACATTAAAGGCTTCATAAACACGAACTCAAAAAACTCAGTTTTTTATCCAGCtcctattttgtaaataattttctaCTGTACTTCAAATAAGTccaattttattaagtatacatttatataaaaaaaaaaaaaacaatttacacaTTTTTCATGTCTTCAGTTGACTCGGTTGCGCAGACACTAAAGTTTACATAACAATTATCCATTTCTAAAATGGAAAACTGATTTGcataaaataagaatttttGCCTCATTTAGGTCAATGAAAATAAGGAAAGAAAATTTCCtcataataaaatcaacatTAAAACTGAAGAAGACTATAAAAATGATCATTTATCACGTCCTTGACTACTCATTTTTCTTAAACAGGATCCTCTAATACACTGGAAACTTCTTGAGAGGATGAAACTTTTTTACAAATCACGGTCGTTCCGCTCGTATGATAAATTACATTGACCGAAAGCCTTATCGAGAAagcttttacatttataaattatgtaatgaAGTTTCAGTACGCGTCCCTGATTTTTGGTATCAGTATTATAAGACAGGCTGTGAGCTCTTTCAGTAAAAATATATCTGGGTTAAACAACTTTGTTTGTACTTTTTGCCGTAGATCTCTTGAACAACTGTTACAAATGTATGGCATGTAGGTATGTATCTGTGAGCCCTTAGCTCTATagcaaaataacataaaaaactttattctatCCTTATTAGTGTCTCAAGAGAGAACTCGAACTAGAACTTAGTCTTAAAAGAAAAGTTATAACTAAGACTAACTTAGTAACAAAATAAACCGCCTGATGAAAGCTCTCTTTACCAAGAAGAGTGTTTTCTAATAATGGGTGTGCTTATTGTGATAGTAACACTCGATCACTGCTATAAACAGATAATCAATGAGatcataaatatgtaggtattcaaTGACGGGGGCACTCCTCACTACAGCTAAACACATTTGGCCGAATAACCAAGTTcacttattgaataaataaatatatattagatCAAGAGTAATTgcatttttagtttattaatcAATTCAAAAAGAAGTTTGACATGGCAGGGCGTGAGACGGTGAAAATAAGATTTGCTAACTAGGCGCAACACTACACCCAAATACACTAGAATAgacaaaaacatttcatttatCATCCACACTTAAGCAGCTAAGAATATCTACATTACAATGAGGCTATGTATGGACGAATCAATTTATCATAGAGGGCACAAAGCTCGCCCATTAACTTCCAGCTTGATAAGGGAATAATGCGAGTAGCCGACAATGGGCCTATAATGTGACAACCCTGCGCTGCCTAAATTCGAACCTTTCTGAATTTATTGCCGCCTTATCAAAATCACACactctaaatttaaaaacatcatTTTCCGTTAAGGCCTCTTTTAATGCGGAAATCGTAAGTATTCATCGACTGTCGTTAAAGATTTGCCAATGTTTGCCATGTTCATTGAAATTTTAACTGCGAGTTCCGTAGGGTATTTTACTATTAGTCAAATCGGTTTTTTTCGGACTTGCCAATTGATTTGCCACTATAGATTTTATAAGAAACACTAGTGAAGGGCGTTACGGTTaagttacctactctttatagttctatactatttataaaatagaaattgtgtctaaaaataactgctgtctccGTTTCTCTATATACACGTATTCTGGTgctttttatttcatgcatggtgtgaaataatttattttaaatacagtcaacatccctattttaACACGTATTCCTACTTTACAAAGTTTggaagaactgtttgacattTGTAaccgatatttttttaattaattaaatgtttagtTCATATTGAAATTGAAACGGTTACATTGTAACAAACAAGAATGTCTCACTGAAGATCTAAATGTACACTAATAACTATAAAAccttaa
It encodes the following:
- the LOC134743729 gene encoding uncharacterized protein LOC134743729 isoform X4, with amino-acid sequence MASSTSGNIVIEWLRSLHLGQYAESFIDNGYDDLEICKQVGEPDLDAIGVLNPTHRARLLHSVRSLREEGAAAVYFTLEEAAAARDSCRCEEENRKEQASAVVEPAKYADEYEEGKAELVKIPRIQLKRLLRERLAQDGIRLSLQPYSTTDGDRGYLEGLASRYADLFSTHYGDVLDHLEELRRHEWEEMSPRMRVLGGPGTPQTPPSASPGSLALNNLTTSLSQPIYVPGKYSPSSCLTDKEEDEIYGFGYGVFGKQMLQRQQQQKHLLLAQPTQPLIHNQQHNYQSCLSPRSAYFYEFPPSDNCLGTAKKKVTTFSRLLRGLKSHRKEKHGSCSPKHHSPRQILPPQRVDTPDSVLQSGLGLGPGPDTALRSMVDPRDYDRLRFFQMNAQPNTFEETIHRLKVQEAMKKKDKIAREQEEILRDIRHGLMNMGRDGVRGPFGDDTYMYDDEARGLSGRGHWYDEPPYESDPEDFLMGGGAPAASFQNGRVCFTLNLRNESRGEGVISLRSAGDISLARAPRRGLIIPQSGPYPTTVIPLRTARDRESGDYAASDIQSIGSRLSGISLDSTRSERDSRRGYRQMSGYRIGDPLSPASSDYEDQESETDSQHIATVHQSAEECEGVSNLAGKVRGLRQDVQRKISRLRQETGPEGTDRRTSADQAFPCSNSSFESLPSGSGSSTQALVRAGSNHSSLSAEENIELSPAGRSLLAPQMLCRARALVDFVPNIYDKDALRYKKGDIIEVINMNASGIWRGVLNSNVGNFKFANVEVLSDRETMRSRSSKWCKSRERLWETRPRTVEELLRRIDLPEYTVAFARNGYEDIELFKEIEPSDLDYLGIMTPEHRTRILAAVQLLHQLECGEGDCEGEGGGSSSEGGDSPFGRRQFPRDSGCYEAGVGVGGVRVRTSPLVHRSDEPSHRPPEPAPQAKRSVRRRQPDDAECDRIERYPGTNAERITNRTVGLPGGGRDDTCESDHRLNVVKFVAGGEPCASEKSSDSGVSSSSLSSAHPHRP
- the LOC134743729 gene encoding uncharacterized protein LOC134743729 isoform X3, coding for MASSTSGNIVIEWLRSLHLGQYAESFIDNGYDDLEICKQVGEPDLDAIGVLNPTHRARLLHSVRSLREEGAAAVYFTLEEAAAARDSCRCEEENRKEQASAVVEPAKYADEYEEGKAELVKIPRIQLKRLLRERLAQDGIRLSLQPYSTTDGDRGYLEGLASRYADLFSTHYGDVLDHLEELRRHEWEEMSPRMRVLGGPGTPQTPPSASPGSLALNNLTTSLSQPIYVPGKYSPSSCLTDKEEDEIYGFGYGVFGKQMLQRQQQQKHLLLAQPTQPLIHNQQHNYQSCLSPRSAYFYEFPPSVSSADNCLGTAKKKVTTFSRLLRGLKSHRKEKHGSCSPKHHSPRQILPPQRVDTPDSVLQSGLGLGPGPDTALRSMVDPRDYDRLRFFQMNAQPNTFEETIHRLKVQEAMKKKDKIAREQEEILRDIRHGLMNMGRDGVRGPFGDDTYMYDDEARGLSGRGHWYDEPPYESDPEDFLMGGGAPAASFQNGRVCFTLNLRNESRGEGVISLRSAGDISLARAPRRGLIIPQSGPYPTTVIPLRTARDRESGDYAASDIQSIGSRLSGISLDSTRSERDSRRGYRQMSGYRIGDPLSPASSDYEDQESETDSQHIATVHQSAEECEGVSNLAGKVRGLRQDVQRKISRLRQETGPEGTDRRTSADQAFPCSNSSFESLPSGSGSSTQALVRAGSNHSSLSAEENIELSPAGRSLLAPQMLCRARALVDFVPNIYDKDALRYKKGDIIEVINMNASGIWRGVLNSNVGNFKFANVEVLSDRETMRSRSSKWCKSRERLWETRPRTVEELLRRIDLPEYTVAFARNGYEDIELFKEIEPSDLDYLGIMTPEHRTRILAAVQLLHQLECGEGDCEGEGGGSSSEGGDSPFGRRQFPRDSGCYEAGVGVGGVRVRTSPLVHRSDEPSHRPPEPAPQAKRSVRRRQPDDAECDRIERYPGTNAERITNRTVGLPGGGRDDTCESDHRLNVVKFVAGGEPCASEKSSDSGVSSSSLSSAHPHRP
- the LOC134743729 gene encoding uncharacterized protein LOC134743729 isoform X2, whose translation is MASSTSGNIVIEWLRSLHLGQYAESFIDNGYDDLEICKQVGEPDLDAIGVLNPTHRARLLHSVRSLREEGAAAVYFTLEEAAAARDSCRCEEENRKEQASAVVEPAKYADEYEEGKAELVKIPRIQLKRLLRERLAQDGIRLSLQPYSTTDGDRGYLEGLASRYADLFSTHYGDVLDHLEELRRHEWEEMSPRMRVLGGPGTPQTPPSASPGSLALNNLTTSLSQPIYVPGKYSSYVQQPSSCLTDKEEDEIYGFGYGVFGKQMLQRQQQQKHLLLAQPTQPLIHNQQHNYQSCLSPRSAYFYEFPPSDNCLGTAKKKVTTFSRLLRGLKSHRKEKHGSCSPKHHSPRQILPPQRVDTPDSVLQSGLGLGPGPDTALRSMVDPRDYDRLRFFQMNAQPNTFEETIHRLKVQEAMKKKDKIAREQEEILRDIRHGLMNMGRDGVRGPFGDDTYMYDDEARGLSGRGHWYDEPPYESDPEDFLMGGGAPAASFQNGRVCFTLNLRNESRGEGVISLRSAGDISLARAPRRGLIIPQSGPYPTTVIPLRTARDRESGDYAASDIQSIGSRLSGISLDSTRSERDSRRGYRQMSGYRIGDPLSPASSDYEDQESETDSQHIATVHQSAEECEGVSNLAGKVRGLRQDVQRKISRLRQETGPEGTDRRTSADQAFPCSNSSFESLPSGSGSSTQALVRAGSNHSSLSAEENIELSPAGRSLLAPQMLCRARALVDFVPNIYDKDALRYKKGDIIEVINMNASGIWRGVLNSNVGNFKFANVEVLSDRETMRSRSSKWCKSRERLWETRPRTVEELLRRIDLPEYTVAFARNGYEDIELFKEIEPSDLDYLGIMTPEHRTRILAAVQLLHQLECGEGDCEGEGGGSSSEGGDSPFGRRQFPRDSGCYEAGVGVGGVRVRTSPLVHRSDEPSHRPPEPAPQAKRSVRRRQPDDAECDRIERYPGTNAERITNRTVGLPGGGRDDTCESDHRLNVVKFVAGGEPCASEKSSDSGVSSSSLSSAHPHRP
- the LOC134743729 gene encoding uncharacterized protein LOC134743729 isoform X9, which produces MASSTSGNIVIEWLRSLHLGQYAESFIDNGYDDLEICKQVGEPDLDAIGVLNPTHRARLLHSVRSLREEGAAAVYFTLEEAAAARDSCRCEEENRKEQASAVVEPAKYADEYEEGKAELVKIPRIQLKRLLRERLAQDGIRLSLQPYSTTDGDRGYLEGLASRYADLFSTHYGDVLDHLEELRRHEWEEMSPRMRVLGGPGTPQTPPSASPGSLALNNLTTSLSQPIYVPGKYSSYVQQPSSCLTDKEEDEIYGFGYGVFGKQMLQRQQQQKHLLLAQPTQPLIHNQQHNYQSCLSPRSAYFYEFPPSVSSADNCLGTAKKKVTTFSRLLRGLKSHRKEKHGSCSPKHHSPRQILPPQRVDTPDSVLQSGLGLGPGPDTALRSMVDPRDYDRLRFFQMNAQPNTFEETIHRLKVQEAMKKKDKIAREQEEILRDIRHGLMNMGRDGVRGPFGEENIELSPAGRSLLAPQMLCRARALVDFVPNIYDKDALRYKKGDIIEVINMNASGIWRGVLNSNVGNFKFANVEVLSDRETMRSRSSKWCKSRERLWETRPRTVEELLRRIDLPEYTVAFARNGYEDIELFKEIEPSDLDYLGIMTPEHRTRILAAVQLLHQLECGEGDCEGEGGGSSSEGGDSPFGRRQFPRDSGCYEAGVGVGGVRVRTSPLVHRSDEPSHRPPEPAPQAKRSVRRRQPDDAECDRIERYPGTNAERITNRTVGLPGGGRDDTCESDHRLNVVKFVAGGEPCASEKSSDSGVSSSSLSSAHPHRP